A region from the Vibrio sp. SS-MA-C1-2 genome encodes:
- a CDS encoding type II secretion system F family protein gives MIQKSHRYHWVGITQQGEQKSGYFNAPSKVILQENLYQQGIILTHCIEKKDNQEKDINKNKMKSGSRRIQNITKEKLQTGKKLKINGVQLTQLTSQLSSMVSNNIPLLDSLKLLKSSAPTPQLVQLLTQLISHLKAGDSLSKSLQYYPYIFDSLYIQFIEIGEKTGQLDITLKQLLNNQKRNEALQQQIKKAISYPIFITLISFVITVVLLIVVVPQFEQIFASFDAQLPSLTMMIITLSTTIQTYGVILLITIFFTIGLFYLLFSRILILKYLLQKVLFKIPIIGQVIHFAVLARFSQTLALLLKLTSPSLIAAIKH, from the coding sequence ATGATTCAGAAAAGTCATCGCTATCATTGGGTAGGTATTACCCAGCAAGGAGAACAAAAAAGTGGCTATTTCAATGCCCCATCAAAAGTAATTTTACAAGAAAACCTTTATCAACAGGGGATCATTCTCACCCATTGCATTGAAAAAAAAGATAATCAAGAAAAAGATATTAATAAGAATAAAATGAAATCTGGAAGCAGAAGAATACAAAATATTACAAAAGAAAAATTACAAACAGGCAAAAAATTAAAAATAAACGGCGTACAGCTAACTCAACTCACGAGCCAACTCTCCTCAATGGTTTCAAATAATATTCCTTTGTTAGATAGCTTAAAGTTATTAAAAAGCTCAGCACCAACACCACAACTTGTTCAACTACTAACTCAGTTAATTAGTCACCTAAAAGCAGGCGATTCACTATCTAAGAGCCTACAATATTATCCCTATATTTTTGATTCTCTTTATATTCAATTTATAGAGATTGGTGAAAAAACAGGACAGCTAGATATTACATTAAAGCAGCTACTCAATAATCAAAAACGTAATGAAGCACTGCAACAACAGATTAAAAAAGCGATCTCTTATCCTATCTTTATTACATTAATTTCATTCGTCATTACGGTTGTTCTTTTAATTGTTGTAGTTCCTCAATTCGAACAGATCTTTGCCTCATTTGATGCTCAATTACCGTCATTAACTATGATGATCATTACACTATCAACAACCATTCAAACTTATGGCGTAATATTATTGATTACGATTTTTTTTACCATCGGACTCTTTTACCTTCTTTTTTCTCGTATTCTGATTTTAAAATATCTATTGCAGAAAGTTTTATTTAAAATTCCTATTATTGGTCAAGTCATCCATTTCGCAGTTTTGGCCCGCTTTAGTCAAACATTGGCACTATTGCTAAAGCTCACGTCCCCATCCCTGATAGCTGCGATCAAGCACTAA
- a CDS encoding A24 family peptidase: MELLILHPWLTICFVALFSLIMGSFLNVVIYRLPIMMENQWQSECHVSFPEANIPAPEKQLFNLSLPASHCRQCQTPVRWFDNIPLFSWLLLKGQCRHCQKKISIRYPFIELLTTVIGIVTFLAFPPSIWSASLLFFSFTLIVLSFIDLDTLLLPDNLTLPLMWGGITLSLLNISPVSLNDAIFGAIFGYGFLWSLYWLFKLLTGKEGMGYGDFKLLAALGAWLGWQQLPFILLVASISGVIFGLIELKILRSRQGTQFPFGPYLAFSGWICLVAGDQITHWYLLSFWGL, translated from the coding sequence ATGGAACTGTTGATACTACATCCCTGGTTGACGATATGCTTCGTCGCACTATTTTCACTCATCATGGGTAGCTTCTTAAATGTCGTGATTTACCGCTTACCTATTATGATGGAAAATCAGTGGCAAAGTGAGTGTCATGTTAGCTTTCCAGAGGCCAATATCCCTGCGCCAGAGAAGCAATTATTTAATTTAAGCTTACCAGCTTCACATTGTCGACAATGCCAAACGCCTGTACGTTGGTTTGATAATATCCCTCTTTTTAGTTGGTTATTATTAAAGGGGCAGTGTCGTCATTGCCAGAAAAAGATCTCAATTCGTTATCCTTTTATTGAGTTACTAACGACTGTTATTGGAATTGTCACTTTTTTAGCGTTTCCTCCATCGATTTGGAGTGCCTCTCTGTTATTTTTTTCATTTACTTTAATTGTTTTAAGTTTTATTGATCTTGATACCTTATTGCTACCCGATAATTTGACTCTCCCTTTAATGTGGGGAGGAATAACACTCTCTCTACTTAATATCAGCCCAGTCTCTCTCAATGATGCTATCTTCGGTGCTATTTTTGGCTATGGATTTTTATGGTCTCTCTATTGGTTGTTCAAGTTATTAACCGGTAAAGAAGGGATGGGATATGGTGACTTTAAATTATTAGCCGCACTTGGTGCATGGCTTGGTTGGCAGCAACTCCCTTTTATTTTGCTAGTTGCCTCGATTTCGGGGGTGATTTTTGGTCTTATTGAATTAAAGATTCTCCGCTCTCGTCAAGGTACTCAATTTCCGTTTGGTCCTTATCTCGCATTTTCCGGTTGGATTTGCTTAGTGGCAGGCGATCAAATAACTCATTGGTATCTATTATCATTTTGGGGGTTATAA
- a CDS encoding type II secretion system F family protein, whose translation MGTIAKAHVPIPDSCDQALKASGSLYLTKQLQALPHLLRSGYTLANSLQNNLIPALFLQMVIIGEESGELPAMLNNVATYYLEQLQLKTDALTMMIEPIVMSLLGLIIGTLVIALYLPIFELMVVIG comes from the coding sequence ATTGGCACTATTGCTAAAGCTCACGTCCCCATCCCTGATAGCTGCGATCAAGCACTAAAAGCCAGTGGTAGTCTCTATCTTACAAAACAATTGCAGGCGCTACCTCATTTATTGCGGAGTGGTTATACCCTCGCTAATAGTTTACAAAATAATCTTATCCCTGCACTCTTTTTACAAATGGTGATCATTGGTGAAGAGTCAGGGGAGTTACCCGCAATGCTCAACAACGTAGCAACTTATTATCTCGAGCAACTTCAACTAAAAACAGATGCATTAACCATGATGATAGAACCGATCGTAATGAGCTTATTAGGCTTAATTATTGGCACCTTAGTGATTGCTCTCTATCTTCCTATTTTTGAATTAATGGTGGTTATTGGTTAA
- the coaE gene encoding dephospho-CoA kinase (Dephospho-CoA kinase (CoaE) performs the final step in coenzyme A biosynthesis.) — protein MKNTHKLIIGVTGGIGSGKSTVTDKFFELGIEHVDADIVAREVVAIGSFGLAEITSHFGLGILLSDGSLNRAKLREIIFSYPEEKKWLNQLLHPMINKEIIKRIGEISSSYGLLVVPLLLENNLQYLVDRILVIDVSEATQISRTTQRDQVSVEQAQTIINAQISRQDRLSQADDIIDNENEPLQLTQKIADLHKKYLALVAEI, from the coding sequence ATGAAAAATACGCATAAGCTAATTATTGGTGTAACAGGTGGAATTGGCAGTGGCAAATCAACCGTCACGGATAAATTTTTTGAACTTGGAATTGAACATGTCGATGCTGATATCGTAGCAAGAGAAGTGGTCGCGATTGGAAGCTTTGGATTAGCGGAGATCACCTCCCACTTTGGTTTGGGGATTCTATTAAGTGATGGCAGTTTAAATCGCGCCAAATTGCGTGAAATCATATTTTCTTATCCCGAAGAGAAAAAGTGGTTAAATCAACTGCTTCATCCTATGATTAATAAAGAGATCATTAAAAGAATTGGCGAAATTTCATCATCTTATGGGTTATTAGTTGTTCCTCTATTACTTGAAAATAATCTTCAATATTTAGTTGATCGGATTTTGGTTATCGATGTCTCTGAAGCGACTCAGATATCACGTACAACGCAACGAGACCAAGTATCAGTTGAACAAGCACAAACGATTATAAACGCACAAATCAGTCGCCAAGATCGCTTAAGTCAAGCTGATGATATTATCGATAACGAAAACGAACCGTTACAATTAACACAAAAAATTGCGGACTTACATAAAAAGTATCTCGCATTAGTCGCTGAAATATAA